From Phragmites australis chromosome 5, lpPhrAust1.1, whole genome shotgun sequence, a single genomic window includes:
- the LOC133917667 gene encoding uncharacterized protein At4g15970-like, protein MGRPSRQTLNHPSVTSLRHFGRRHSPPPPRASAFRKAAAVLLLAAAVALPCAVLYRAAVWATVPANVAWTRRPLREWDPPHSPVLVPDENGDVDPMPPGDLDSEDLRLELVLQEASMANKTIILTTLNAAWASPGSVIDLFIESFHRGVRTSSLLRHLVIVTFDWKAYRRCVKIHPYCFALVTEDVDFSQEKRFLTTGYLEMMWKRLDFLRLVLEKGYSFVFSDADIMWFRNPFPYFYPDGDFQIACDHYVGNATDLRNIANGGFNYVKSNNQSIEFYKFWYSSRLRYPGYHDQDVLNFIKHDPYITNIGLTIKFLSTTYFGGICEPSRDLNKVCTMHANCCIGLRNKIHDLRIMMEDWRNYMSMPPSLKRFGALSWRVPQNCSLSLLSP, encoded by the exons ATGGGGAGGCCGTCGCGTCAAACCCTGAACCATCCCTCGGTCACTTCCCTCCGCCACTTCGGACGCAGgcactcgccgccgccgccgcgcgcctcgGCGTTCCGGAAAGCAGCGGCGGTGCTCCTCCTCGCAGCCGCGGTGGCGCTGCCCTGCGCCGTGCTGTATCGCGCCGCTGTATGGGCTACGGTGCCGGCGAATGTAGCATGGACGCGCCGGCCCTTGCGGGAGTGGGATCCCCCGCATTCTCCGGTTTTGGTCCCCGATGAGAACGGCGACGTCGATCCCATGCCCCCCGGCGATCTG GACAGTGAAGATCTCAGACTTGAGCTAGTTCTGCAGGAGGCTTCCATGGCCAACAAGACCATAATATTGACAACACTCAATGCTGCATGGGCTTCTCCAGGCTCAGTGATAGATCTTTTCATTGAAAGTTTCCATCGTGGTGTTAGGACTAGTTCACTTTTGAGACATCTTGTGATAGTAACATTTGACTGGAAGGCATACAGACGATGTGTTAAGATCCACCCCTATTGCTTTGCTCTTGTGACTGAGGATGTGGATTTTTCTCAAGAGAAGAGGTTTCTGACTACTGGGTATCTGGAGATGATGTGGAAAAGGCTGGATTTCTTGCGGCTAGTGCTTGAAAAAGGTTACAGCTTCGTTTTCTCG GATGCCGACATCATGTGGTTCCGTAATCCATTTCCATACTTTTATCCTGATGGGGACTTTCAGATTGCATGTGATCACTACGTAGGCAATGCAACTGACTTGAGGAACATAGCCAATGGAGGATTCAACTATGTGAAGTCAAACAATCAAAGCATAGAGTTTTACAAGTTTTGGTATTCTTCCCGATTGAGATATCCTGGATACCATGATCAGGATGTACTTAATTTCATAAAGCATGATCCTTACATCACAAATATTGGTCTGACAATTAAGTTCTTAAGTACTACATACTTTGGTGGCATTTGTGAGCCAAGCAGAGATTTAAACAAGGTTTGCACCATGCATGCTAACTGTTGTATTGGACTGCGGAACAAAATTCATGATCTAAGAATCATGATGGAAGACTGGAGGAATTATATGTCTATGCCACCAAGCTTAAAAAGATTTGGAGCATTGTCATGGAGGGTACCACAAAATTGCAG TCTTTCATTACTAAGCCCGTGA
- the LOC133919534 gene encoding uncharacterized protein LOC133919534, with the protein MDELPGELCLKIFHLLDHQSLAAAPQVCRKWRTLTCDDELWRKLFDDRWGADTAAFYAPEGSRSWKDAFVVQDRCDRYGLGVRIIREGSDYYLIYQGEIQRYLGSRQDTDCDGKNAPRQNTEDEQRQVFDRILFFLGDMEAACADAKRVKA; encoded by the exons ATGGATGAGTTGCCGGGGGAGCTGTGCCTCAAGATCTTCCACCTCCTGGATCACCagtccctcgccgccgctccccAAG TTTGCAGGAAGTGGAGGACGTTGACCTGCGACGACGAGCTGTGGCGCAAGCTGTTCGACGACAGATGGGGAGCGGACACCGCAGCGTTCTACGCGCCGGAGGGTTCCAGGTCCTGGAAGGACGCCTTCGTCGTGCAGGACCGATGCGACCGATACGGACT GGGCGTCAGGATTATCAGGGAAGGAAGCGACTACTACCTCATCTACCAAGGCGAGATCCAGAGATACTTGGGCTCGCGGCAGGACACGGACTGTGACGGCAAGAACGCTCCGCGGCAGAACACCGAAGACGAGCAGCGGCAGGTATTTGACCGGATCCTGTTCTTCCTGGGGGATATGGAGGCAGCCTGTGCAGATGCCAAACGCGTGAAAGCGTGA